One window of Amaranthus tricolor cultivar Red isolate AtriRed21 chromosome 11, ASM2621246v1, whole genome shotgun sequence genomic DNA carries:
- the LOC130827366 gene encoding F-box/LRR-repeat protein At1g67190, whose product MEHLPVEVVGNILSCLGTARDVVIASATCKKWREAFSSHLHSLSFNSDDWPLYRDLSPCQLEMLITQTIFQTCGLQGLTILMDDVHEFSASTVIAWLMYTRESLRRLHYNVRTSPNLNILDICGRHKLEMLVLAHNTITGVEPNYQRFSCLTSLSLSYVSISALDLSLLLIACPKIETLSLINLEISMSDVQANIRLSCPTLKTIYVEAISLDKFVLDADSLEDMHLKECALEQCIFYGKGTLKRLKIDDVSVINLDIGEAVESLEVVDVSNFTIIWPRFYQMISGSSNLKVLRLWDVVFEDEDDIVDLENIEICFPNLRHLSLSNDLRNGVIHYGLEGSYQLHNVVVLEVGWNVISDVFSQWVEELLEKCPNLEKLIIHGTVSDSKTYEECQILANFTSSIVRLMRQYMHVNVQFEYE is encoded by the coding sequence ATGGAGCATTTGCCTGTTGAGGTAGTTGGAAACATACTGTCTTGCCTTGGGACTGCTAGGGATGTGGTGATTGCATCTGCAACATGTAAAAAATGGAGGGAAGCGTTTAGTAGCCACCTCCATTCTCTCTCATTCAATTCCGATGATTGGCCTCTGTACCGCGATTTATCGCCTTGTCAATTGGAGATGTTAATTACACAAACTATTTTCCAAACTTGTGGTTTGCAAGGCTTGACAATCTTAATGGATGATGTACACGAGTTTTCAGCTTCAACTGTTATTGCTTGGCTTATGTATACTAGGGAAAGTTTGAGAAGGTTGCATTACAATGTTAGAACAAGTCCTAATCTTAACATTCTTGATATTTGTGGGAGACATAAATTGGAAATGTTGGTTTTGGCTCATAATACTATTACAGGAGTTGAACCTAATTACCAAAGGTTTTCTTGCCTAACTTCCTTATCCTTGAGTTATGTTAGTATTTCAGCATTGGATTTGAGCCTTCTCTTGATTGCATGCCCGAAGATTGAGACTTTATCCCTTATTAATCTTGAGATTTCCATGTCTGATGTGCAAGCAAATATACGATTGAGTTGTCCTACGCTTAAAACTATTTACGTTGAAGCCATTAGTTTGGACAAGTTCGTTTTAGACGCCGATTCACTTGAGGATATGCATTTGAAAGAATGTGCCCTAGAGCAATGTATTTTTTATGGGAAAGGAACTTTGAAGCGTTTAAAGATTGATGATGTTAGTGTTATAAATCTTGACATTGGTGAAGCAGTTGAATCTCTTGAAGTTGTTGATGTTAGCAACTTCACAATCATCTGGCCGAGGTTCTATCAAATGATCTCTGGGTCATCGAATCTAAAAGTTCTTCGACTTTGGGATGTGGtgtttgaagatgaagatgacaTTGTCGATTTagaaaatattgaaatttgCTTCCCGAATTTGAGGCATCTTTCATTGAGTAACGATTTAAGAAATGGTGTGATTCATTATGGTTTGGAGGGTTCTTATCAACTGCACAATGTAGTTGTACTCGAAGTTGGTTGGAATGTCATCAGTGATGTTTTTTCTCAATGGGTTGAAGAGCTTTTGGAAAAATGCCCTAACCTTGAGAAGCTGATTATTCATGGAACTGTTTCTGATTCCAAAACATATGAAGAATGCCAAATATTGGCCAATTTTACTTCCTCCATTGTTCGTCTGATGCGGCAGTATATGCACGTAAATGTGCAGTTTGAATATGAGTAA